The Cyanobacteria bacterium GSL.Bin1 genome includes a region encoding these proteins:
- a CDS encoding DEAD/DEAH box helicase: MTISFQSLGISEERVQQLEKLGFEQPTNVQAQAIPELLKGKDVVGQSQTGTGKTAAFSLPILEQIDVKDTVVQALILTPTRELAQQVASAMKNFSHDRALKILTVYGGQSIDRQIQTLKRGVQVVVGTPGRIIDLLNRKALRLDTLRFVVLDEADEMLSMGFIDDVREILRQAPEQRQTACFSATMPRLIQDLINQFMDHPVSLKVEQPKGTPNKIEQRVYKIPRGWTKVKTLQPILAVENPESALIFVRTKRTASEITQELQTAGYSVDEYHGDLSQGQRERLVQRFRKNQVRFVVATDIAARGLDVENLSHVINFDLPDNIETYIHRIGRTGRAGKTGIAISLSQYRDRNTLRQIERRLRQRLNILSIPSRAEIEAQRLEKLREDLQNSLGGERMASFLPLVRELGDEYDAHAIAAAALQMIYDQSRPQWLDENWQDPPSDRPKPKPRNKRSSKPSIRSTSAERS; this comes from the coding sequence ATGACGATTTCTTTTCAAAGTCTAGGCATCTCTGAAGAAAGAGTACAACAACTGGAGAAACTAGGCTTCGAGCAACCGACTAACGTCCAAGCACAAGCAATTCCCGAACTGTTAAAGGGAAAGGATGTCGTTGGTCAGTCCCAAACGGGAACCGGAAAAACAGCAGCCTTTTCGCTGCCGATTCTAGAACAGATCGATGTTAAAGATACGGTCGTTCAGGCTTTGATTTTGACGCCGACGCGAGAGCTTGCCCAGCAAGTGGCGTCCGCGATGAAAAACTTTTCTCATGATCGCGCTCTGAAGATTTTAACCGTCTACGGCGGTCAATCGATTGACCGGCAAATTCAAACCCTGAAGCGCGGCGTGCAAGTGGTTGTGGGCACTCCGGGACGGATTATTGATTTACTCAATCGTAAAGCCCTCCGTCTGGATACCCTGCGCTTTGTCGTTCTCGATGAAGCCGACGAAATGTTAAGCATGGGCTTTATTGACGATGTGCGGGAAATCTTAAGACAAGCTCCCGAACAACGACAAACTGCTTGTTTTTCTGCCACAATGCCCCGGCTGATTCAAGACTTGATTAATCAGTTCATGGATCATCCGGTGAGCTTGAAAGTCGAACAACCGAAAGGAACGCCCAACAAAATCGAGCAACGGGTTTATAAAATCCCTCGCGGCTGGACAAAAGTCAAAACCCTGCAGCCAATCTTAGCAGTGGAAAACCCAGAGTCAGCACTGATCTTTGTGCGCACGAAACGGACTGCCAGCGAAATCACCCAAGAACTACAAACCGCTGGTTACAGTGTCGATGAATATCATGGCGACCTCAGTCAAGGTCAACGCGAACGACTGGTGCAACGGTTTCGTAAAAATCAAGTGCGCTTTGTCGTTGCTACCGATATTGCCGCTCGCGGTTTAGATGTGGAAAATCTCTCCCACGTCATTAACTTTGACCTTCCGGATAATATTGAAACCTATATCCACCGCATTGGACGCACGGGACGCGCCGGTAAAACGGGTATTGCCATCAGTTTAAGTCAATATCGCGATCGGAATACTCTCCGTCAGATTGAACGCCGGTTACGTCAACGGTTGAATATCCTGTCAATTCCCAGCCGTGCTGAAATTGAAGCCCAACGCTTGGAGAAACTGCGGGAAGACTTACAAAATAGCCTTGGTGGCGAACGCATGGCTTCTTTCTTACCCTTAGTACGAGAACTGGGTGATGAATATGATGCCCACGCGATCGCGGCGGCAGCTTTACAAATGATTTACGATCAAAGTCGTCCCCAGTGGTTAGATGAAAACTGGCAAGATCCTCCTAGTGATCGGCCAAAGCCCAAACCTCGGAACAAACGGAGTTCCAAGCCTTCAATTCGTTCTACCTCTGCTGAGCGTTCTTAA
- a CDS encoding threonine synthase, producing the protein MTTTRVSPVSPNPSQNRFKDQTSWSGLIETYRPFLPVNSTTPVVTLLEGNTPLIPALSISERIGRGVKVYVKYDGLNPTGSFKDRGMTMAISKAKEAGAQAVICASTGNTSAAASAYAIRAGLKPFVLIPDGYVALGKLAQALLYGAEVIAIDGNFDDCFQLVKGIAEEYPVTLVNSVNPYRLEGQKTAAFEIVDQLGEAPDWLCIPVGNAGNISAYWMGFCQYHQHNKSEKLPRMMGFQAAGAAPMVQGHPVKSPNTIATAIRIGNPANWKRALAVQEASQGEFNAVSDEEILEAYRILAREEGVFCEPASAASVAGLLKVKDRIPSNTNVVCVLTGNGLKDPQSAIDHAQAQVKAGVPSKLEAVAEAMGF; encoded by the coding sequence GTGACCACAACTAGAGTTTCGCCTGTTAGTCCGAATCCGAGCCAAAATCGCTTCAAAGATCAGACAAGTTGGTCTGGTCTCATCGAAACCTATCGTCCTTTTTTGCCCGTTAATTCGACGACGCCAGTTGTTACCCTCCTTGAAGGAAATACGCCTCTTATTCCAGCGCTTAGCATTTCAGAACGCATTGGCAGAGGGGTGAAAGTCTATGTTAAATATGATGGCTTAAATCCCACGGGTAGCTTTAAAGACCGAGGCATGACCATGGCAATTTCTAAGGCGAAAGAAGCCGGTGCCCAAGCTGTCATTTGTGCCAGTACAGGAAATACCTCTGCGGCTGCTTCAGCTTATGCGATTCGTGCTGGATTAAAGCCCTTTGTTCTCATTCCTGATGGCTATGTTGCCCTGGGCAAACTAGCCCAAGCTCTTCTCTACGGGGCAGAAGTGATTGCCATTGATGGTAACTTTGATGATTGTTTTCAGCTAGTGAAAGGCATTGCCGAAGAATATCCCGTTACTTTAGTTAATTCCGTTAATCCCTATCGCCTCGAAGGACAAAAAACTGCCGCTTTTGAAATTGTCGATCAATTAGGAGAAGCCCCTGACTGGTTGTGTATTCCCGTTGGCAATGCCGGAAATATCTCTGCTTATTGGATGGGCTTTTGTCAGTATCATCAGCATAATAAATCAGAAAAACTCCCGCGCATGATGGGCTTCCAAGCCGCAGGCGCCGCCCCGATGGTGCAAGGTCATCCGGTGAAGTCTCCCAACACCATTGCTACTGCGATTCGGATTGGCAATCCCGCCAACTGGAAACGAGCCTTAGCAGTGCAAGAAGCGAGTCAAGGGGAGTTTAATGCCGTTAGTGACGAAGAAATTCTAGAAGCATATCGGATTTTAGCCCGAGAAGAAGGGGTTTTCTGTGAACCGGCAAGTGCGGCTTCAGTGGCAGGTTTGTTGAAAGTTAAAGATCGGATTCCCAGCAATACAAACGTAGTCTGTGTCTTAACTGGCAATGGTTTAAAAGATCCGCAAAGTGCAATTGATCATGCCCAAGCACAAGTGAAAGCTGGTGTTCCTTCCAAGTTAGAAGCAGTTGCTGAAGCAATGGGATTTTAA